One genomic segment of Pongo abelii isolate AG06213 chromosome 13, NHGRI_mPonAbe1-v2.0_pri, whole genome shotgun sequence includes these proteins:
- the INSL4 gene encoding early placenta insulin-like peptide produces the protein MASLFWSYLPAIWLLLSQLLRESLAAELRGCGPQFGKHLLSYCPMPEKTFTTTPGGWLLESGQPTEMVSTSNNKDGQTLGMTSEFIPNLSPELKKPLSEGQPSLKKIILSRRKRSGRHRFDPFCCEVICDDGTSVKLCT, from the exons ATGGCCAGCCTGTTCTGGTCCTATCTGCCAGCAATCTGGCTGCTGCTGAGCCAACTCCTTAGAGAAAGCCTAGCAGCAGAGCTGAGGGGATGTGGTCCCCAATTTGGAAAACACTTGCTGTCATATTGCCCCATGCCTGAGAAGACATTCACCACCACCCCAGGAGGGTGGCTGCTGGAATCTGGACAACCCACAG AAATGGTGTCAACCTCCAACAACAAAGATGGACAAACCTTAGGCATGACATCAGAATTCATTCCTAATTTGTCACCAGAGCTGAAGAAACCACTGTCCGAAGGGCAGCCGtcattgaagaaaataatactttCCCGTAGAAAGAGAAGTGGACGTCACAGATTTGATCCATTCTGTTGTGAAGTAATTTGTGACGATGGAACCTCAGTTAAATTATGTACATAG